Proteins found in one Chrysiogenes arsenatis DSM 11915 genomic segment:
- a CDS encoding ABC transporter ATP-binding protein has translation MSAARRGTVRVSEVAFRYPNTPLPVLNGLNFEIAAGEIFGILGPNGAGKTTLLSLLCTLRLPQHGVVEVAGYDARRDAPLIRPHIGYVPQDIALYPNLTILENMHYFGTLAGVPTKSLPQRIAAALQAVGLEEPQHRLVRNCSGGMKRRANIAVSLLHQPAILILDEPTVGVDPQSRALILHSLAKLGEQGTTILYTTHYMEEAQQLCQRVMIMDHGKSIACGSPEALIREHNGATSLEDVFLQRTGRGLREA, from the coding sequence ATGAGTGCGGCTCGCCGTGGTACGGTGCGTGTTTCAGAGGTCGCATTCCGTTATCCCAACACCCCATTACCCGTCCTAAACGGCCTAAATTTTGAAATTGCTGCGGGCGAAATTTTCGGCATTCTTGGGCCAAACGGTGCCGGTAAAACAACGTTGCTCTCGCTGCTGTGCACCCTTCGCCTCCCGCAACACGGCGTGGTGGAAGTCGCTGGGTATGATGCCAGGCGCGATGCACCGCTCATTCGACCGCACATTGGCTACGTGCCGCAGGATATCGCCCTTTATCCAAACCTTACCATTCTGGAAAATATGCATTACTTTGGCACCCTCGCTGGTGTGCCGACCAAATCACTGCCGCAGCGTATTGCTGCCGCGCTTCAGGCCGTTGGTTTAGAAGAGCCACAGCATCGCCTTGTCCGGAATTGCTCTGGCGGCATGAAGCGACGGGCGAATATTGCCGTAAGTTTGCTGCATCAGCCAGCGATTTTGATTCTTGATGAACCAACCGTCGGGGTCGACCCACAATCGCGCGCCCTTATTCTGCACTCGCTGGCAAAGCTCGGAGAGCAAGGGACAACTATTTTGTACACCACGCATTACATGGAAGAAGCGCAACAACTCTGTCAGCGGGTAATGATTATGGATCACGGTAAAAGCATTGCGTGCGGCTCACCCGAAGCGCTCATCCGTGAGCACAACGGTGCTACAAGTCTTGAAGACGTTTTCCTACAACGAACCGGTCGTGGATTACGGGAGGCATAG
- a CDS encoding energy-coupling factor ABC transporter ATP-binding protein: protein MKHPLLHFSHVSFSYPDTPDAVGDFSLTVHEGEKVGIIGPNGAGKSTLFLLASGVLAPQKGILQFQGKPLMAGKFNSDLALIFQHSDDQLFCPTVWEDVEFGPSNMGLAPEAARQRVERALQITSTAHLAAKAVHHLSEGQKRMVAIAGALAMEPQLVLYDEPSASLDMRSRRQLIGLLQHAPHAMLIASHDLELILEVCPRVVLIDAGKVMADGAAATILGNAELMQAHGQEKPHSLVPHQIPHHHHG, encoded by the coding sequence ATGAAACATCCGCTCCTTCACTTTTCCCACGTCAGCTTTTCCTACCCCGATACACCTGATGCTGTCGGCGATTTTTCCCTTACTGTTCACGAAGGGGAAAAAGTCGGTATCATCGGCCCGAATGGGGCAGGAAAGAGCACGCTCTTCTTGCTGGCCAGCGGTGTGCTGGCACCGCAAAAGGGAATACTGCAATTTCAGGGAAAACCGCTGATGGCAGGAAAATTCAACTCTGATCTCGCATTGATTTTTCAGCATTCGGATGACCAGCTTTTCTGCCCAACGGTGTGGGAAGATGTGGAATTTGGTCCAAGTAACATGGGTCTGGCACCTGAAGCCGCGCGGCAACGGGTTGAGCGCGCGTTACAGATTACCAGTACGGCTCACCTCGCGGCGAAAGCGGTGCACCATCTTTCGGAAGGGCAAAAGCGGATGGTTGCTATTGCGGGCGCCTTAGCGATGGAGCCGCAACTCGTGCTTTATGATGAACCAAGCGCCAGTCTGGATATGCGTTCACGCCGTCAGCTGATTGGTCTCTTGCAACACGCGCCACACGCCATGTTGATCGCTTCGCACGATCTGGAATTGATCCTAGAAGTGTGTCCTCGCGTTGTTTTGATCGACGCCGGGAAAGTTATGGCGGATGGTGCCGCTGCCACCATTCTGGGCAATGCCGAACTGATGCAGGCGCATGGGCAGGAAAAGCCACATTCGCTCGTGCCGCATCAAATCCCGCACCATCATCACGGCTAA
- a CDS encoding BtrH N-terminal domain-containing protein, producing MNKPVTEIPFVHRHAAHCESGVSANLFAYGGFPISEAMAFGIGGGLFFAYLPFIRIDHLPLVTFRKEPGGILRQAAKRLGMSVQSQHFRTPEKASQALDTLLEQGIPVGLQTGVYWLPYFPPALRFHFNAHNLVVYGRQGDDYLISDPVLDQPVICHRHDLERARFARGALAPKGRMYWIPSYPQTINLPSAIREGIREVANRMTRPFLPIAGTRGIRFLAYRLEKWPERLGEKSARRHLGHLIRMQEEIGTGGGGFRFIYAAFLCESASILERTDLERLSDDLTLIGDRWRDLAVLGTKLCKGRAEAGATWHELGDLLRECADREQVLFTALRRLTL from the coding sequence ATGAATAAACCCGTAACCGAAATTCCTTTCGTTCATCGGCATGCGGCTCATTGCGAAAGTGGCGTGAGCGCCAATCTCTTTGCTTATGGTGGCTTTCCTATTTCGGAGGCGATGGCTTTTGGCATTGGCGGTGGACTGTTTTTTGCCTACCTTCCGTTTATCCGCATCGACCATCTGCCGCTCGTTACCTTTCGCAAAGAGCCGGGCGGCATTCTGCGCCAAGCTGCCAAACGCCTTGGAATGTCGGTGCAGTCACAACATTTTCGCACCCCAGAAAAAGCATCACAGGCTTTAGATACTTTACTGGAACAGGGAATACCCGTGGGACTGCAAACCGGCGTCTACTGGCTTCCATATTTTCCTCCGGCGCTGCGTTTCCATTTTAATGCTCACAATCTGGTGGTGTATGGGCGGCAAGGCGACGACTACCTGATTAGCGACCCAGTGTTGGATCAACCCGTGATCTGCCATCGGCACGATTTGGAACGGGCGCGCTTTGCCCGTGGCGCGTTGGCACCAAAAGGAAGGATGTACTGGATTCCCTCCTATCCGCAAACGATTAACCTCCCCAGTGCCATTCGTGAGGGGATTCGCGAAGTCGCTAACCGCATGACACGCCCTTTTCTGCCAATTGCTGGAACGCGCGGGATCCGCTTCTTGGCGTACCGACTGGAAAAATGGCCTGAGCGACTGGGCGAAAAGAGCGCCCGCCGTCATCTCGGCCATCTCATCCGCATGCAAGAAGAGATCGGCACTGGTGGCGGGGGCTTCCGTTTTATCTACGCGGCATTCTTATGCGAATCCGCTTCTATTCTTGAACGGACTGACTTGGAGCGCTTATCCGATGACCTCACGCTGATTGGTGACCGCTGGCGCGACCTAGCCGTACTGGGGACAAAACTCTGCAAAGGGCGTGCAGAAGCAGGGGCAACTTGGCATGAACTCGGTGATTTGCTCCGTGAATGCGCGGATCGTGAACAAGTCCTCTTTACCGCACTGCGAAGACTCACGCTATGA
- the cbiQ gene encoding cobalt ECF transporter T component CbiQ translates to MSQTPPHIFALHHWHPRNKVLAAFCLAFTFSFVTNILLLPALLGFAALCAWMAEVTVKTLLQRLKLPSIMVIAMVLFLPFAGGTTPLVSILGLEVYREGLSAALLITLRFYAIMIVILAFLGTTPIHQTIQAMRSLGLPVVMADMAGLVLRYMAVIARDSQQMNTAIRLRGHHTTIMRPRSLKTLAWVWGSLCLRSYERSERVYHAMILRGYTLETQKPVNVRTSTLALSKELSAIAFCCVGITALQFFLGQ, encoded by the coding sequence ATGAGCCAGACTCCACCGCATATTTTCGCCCTTCACCACTGGCATCCACGCAATAAGGTACTGGCTGCGTTTTGTCTGGCGTTCACCTTTTCCTTTGTTACGAATATACTACTGCTTCCCGCTCTTCTTGGATTCGCGGCACTCTGTGCTTGGATGGCAGAGGTCACTGTAAAAACCCTTTTGCAGCGTTTAAAGCTCCCTTCGATTATGGTTATTGCGATGGTGTTGTTTCTCCCTTTTGCTGGCGGAACCACACCACTGGTTTCCATTCTGGGGCTTGAAGTCTATCGCGAGGGGTTGAGTGCGGCTCTGCTGATAACGCTCCGCTTTTATGCGATTATGATTGTCATTCTGGCTTTCCTCGGCACCACGCCAATCCACCAGACGATTCAAGCGATGCGCTCGCTGGGGTTGCCTGTTGTCATGGCGGACATGGCGGGGCTGGTGTTGCGTTATATGGCGGTTATTGCACGTGATAGTCAACAGATGAATACGGCTATTCGTCTGCGTGGGCACCATACAACGATCATGCGTCCGCGTTCGCTCAAGACGCTTGCGTGGGTGTGGGGTTCACTGTGCTTGCGCAGCTATGAGCGCTCAGAGCGGGTATATCATGCAATGATTTTGCGCGGCTACACGTTGGAGACCCAGAAACCGGTCAATGTGCGGACGTCAACGTTGGCTCTTTCGAAGGAGTTAAGCGCTATAGCTTTTTGTTGTGTGGGTATTACCGCCTTGCAATTCTTTTTAGGGCAATAA
- a CDS encoding efflux RND transporter permease subunit: MSLPTQTGWLAATVRQFVVSKLSILFILVAFACGAIALLATPREEEPQIVVPMADILIQAPGATVAEMERLVTIPLEKKLRRIQDVEHIYSATQPEMAMVTIRYKVDTDLEKALIRLYNELDSNRDAVPPIVTGWIVKPVSIDDVPIVVFNLVSERYTADQLRLIAQEAALRLNAVPHATKVEVTGGRTEEVRVTIDIAKLSSMQMGLGDLIDWIAGSGVYIRAGSMDYRGNNAVVEVGNRYEAIDELASVAIPNQRGDLFRLGDIATVERSFSPRTQYVHHVEAGDVREMATISAAKVKGANAVTVAQELLATMERLRGEVIPDGVEVIVSRNYGETADEKVNELVKHLLIAIATIVGLLAFTLGWRESLIVAMAVPITLALTLILDYMLGFTINRVTLFALILSLGLLVDDPIVGVENISRHLGLYPQQQKTVTIVGAITEIFNPTLVATIAVVVSFIPLYFVTGMMGPYMRPMPVNIPIAMFWSLVVAVTITPWACARLLKTPSATVTSGQSATTAGHHAPGWMERKYVATLDFFLASSGRRWGLIVGSLIAFAASVLLIPTGKVPFKMLPFDNKNELLIVIDAPESFTLERTWNATNAIATALTQREYVRSAQIYAGVNSPIDFNGLVRKYYMRSASNMAEIRLNLTPKQERIASHTIALDIRREVERLSSHYGVRSKIVEMPPGPPVMASVVAEVYGSPTATYADIAAVGQIVENAFAAVPGVADIDNYSTEMQPQIVLEIDRLRAAEAGITSATVAQITDSFIHRGLPVGVIHVDHKLESLPIVLRLGDPDQSSLEKALGIQVKPGVPLGSIVRVIQSEVTPPIHRKDMRQVYFVTAESVGISPVDAVLAINRELEGKIPAGYEVNWLGEGETKITVDAFRDMGLAFLGAVVGIYVLLVAQTGVLLLPAIMIIAIPFTLVGILPGFWLLNILFGQQIGDIHMPVFFTATAFIGIIALAGIVVRNGIILIDFMEKYRTEEGGDIDNAIRHAAQVRMRPILLTALAAMFGAWVIVLDPIFSGLAWAFIFGITASTAFSLLLIPIAYRMTYGGAR; encoded by the coding sequence ATGTCACTTCCTACCCAAACCGGATGGCTGGCGGCGACGGTGCGCCAGTTCGTCGTGTCGAAACTTTCGATCCTGTTTATTTTGGTAGCATTCGCTTGTGGTGCGATTGCGCTTTTGGCAACGCCCCGTGAAGAAGAGCCACAAATTGTTGTTCCAATGGCGGATATTTTGATTCAGGCACCGGGGGCGACCGTCGCTGAAATGGAGCGCTTGGTGACGATTCCGCTCGAAAAGAAACTGCGGCGCATTCAGGATGTGGAGCATATTTATTCCGCTACACAGCCCGAAATGGCGATGGTGACCATTCGTTATAAAGTGGATACCGATCTCGAAAAAGCGCTGATTCGCCTTTACAACGAACTCGATTCCAACCGCGATGCCGTTCCGCCGATTGTGACGGGGTGGATTGTCAAGCCGGTTTCGATCGACGATGTTCCCATCGTTGTTTTTAATCTGGTTAGCGAGCGTTATACCGCCGACCAATTGCGCCTCATCGCGCAGGAGGCAGCACTGCGTTTGAACGCCGTCCCGCATGCCACCAAAGTGGAAGTGACGGGTGGGCGCACAGAAGAGGTGCGCGTCACGATTGATATTGCCAAACTCAGTAGCATGCAAATGGGTCTGGGCGACCTTATCGACTGGATTGCGGGCAGTGGAGTGTATATTCGCGCGGGATCAATGGATTACCGTGGCAACAACGCAGTCGTCGAAGTGGGCAATCGCTATGAAGCTATCGACGAACTCGCGAGCGTTGCGATTCCCAACCAACGGGGCGACCTGTTCCGCTTGGGTGATATTGCGACGGTCGAACGGAGTTTCAGCCCACGGACGCAGTACGTTCACCATGTCGAAGCGGGTGATGTGCGCGAAATGGCGACTATCAGTGCCGCCAAAGTGAAAGGCGCAAATGCGGTGACGGTCGCCCAGGAATTACTGGCCACCATGGAGCGGCTGCGGGGCGAAGTGATTCCCGATGGCGTGGAGGTGATTGTCAGTCGCAACTACGGCGAAACGGCGGATGAAAAAGTTAATGAGTTGGTCAAGCATTTGTTGATCGCTATTGCCACCATCGTGGGGCTGCTCGCCTTTACGCTGGGGTGGCGCGAATCGCTGATTGTGGCGATGGCCGTTCCTATTACGCTGGCTCTGACGCTCATTCTCGATTATATGCTGGGCTTTACGATCAATCGTGTCACGTTGTTTGCGCTCATCTTGTCGCTGGGCTTGCTCGTCGACGATCCGATTGTCGGCGTCGAAAACATCAGCCGCCATCTTGGGCTCTACCCGCAGCAACAAAAGACGGTAACGATTGTTGGTGCGATCACCGAAATTTTTAATCCGACGTTGGTGGCGACGATTGCCGTGGTGGTATCGTTCATTCCGCTCTACTTTGTCACTGGCATGATGGGGCCTTACATGCGACCAATGCCCGTCAATATTCCCATCGCCATGTTCTGGTCGTTGGTGGTGGCCGTCACGATTACACCATGGGCGTGTGCGCGACTGTTAAAGACACCGAGTGCCACGGTCACGAGCGGCCAATCCGCAACCACTGCGGGGCATCACGCGCCTGGCTGGATGGAACGGAAATATGTGGCCACGCTGGATTTTTTCCTGGCATCTTCCGGACGTCGCTGGGGACTCATTGTCGGATCACTGATCGCATTTGCGGCGTCTGTGTTGCTGATTCCAACTGGAAAAGTGCCATTCAAAATGCTCCCCTTTGACAATAAAAACGAACTTTTGATTGTGATTGATGCACCAGAGTCCTTTACACTGGAACGGACATGGAATGCCACCAACGCAATTGCGACGGCGCTGACGCAGCGCGAATACGTCCGTTCGGCACAGATATATGCGGGCGTTAATAGTCCGATAGACTTTAACGGCTTGGTGCGCAAATACTATATGCGCTCCGCAAGCAACATGGCGGAAATCCGCCTCAATTTGACACCGAAGCAGGAACGGATCGCGTCGCATACGATTGCCCTTGATATCCGCCGTGAGGTGGAACGGCTTTCGTCGCACTATGGTGTCCGCTCGAAAATTGTCGAAATGCCTCCGGGGCCACCTGTGATGGCCAGTGTGGTTGCCGAAGTGTATGGCTCGCCGACGGCCACCTATGCCGATATTGCCGCGGTTGGGCAAATCGTCGAAAACGCCTTTGCGGCGGTGCCCGGCGTGGCCGATATTGACAACTATTCGACTGAGATGCAGCCGCAAATCGTGCTGGAAATCGACCGTTTGCGTGCGGCAGAAGCGGGAATCACCAGCGCGACTGTGGCACAGATTACCGATTCTTTTATCCATCGTGGTCTGCCTGTGGGGGTGATTCACGTCGATCACAAGCTGGAATCGTTGCCGATTGTGCTGCGCCTTGGCGATCCCGACCAGAGTTCGCTGGAAAAAGCTCTGGGGATTCAGGTTAAACCCGGCGTGCCACTCGGTTCGATTGTGCGTGTCATCCAGAGCGAGGTGACGCCACCCATCCACCGGAAAGATATGCGGCAGGTTTACTTTGTGACTGCCGAGTCGGTTGGTATTAGTCCCGTCGATGCCGTTTTGGCGATTAACCGCGAGCTGGAAGGGAAGATTCCGGCGGGATACGAAGTCAACTGGTTGGGCGAAGGGGAAACAAAAATCACGGTTGATGCTTTCCGCGATATGGGGTTAGCGTTCCTTGGTGCCGTAGTGGGTATTTACGTTTTGCTGGTGGCGCAGACAGGCGTGTTGCTGTTGCCTGCCATTATGATTATTGCGATTCCTTTTACCCTTGTTGGTATTCTGCCGGGATTCTGGTTGTTGAATATCTTGTTCGGGCAGCAGATTGGTGATATTCACATGCCGGTCTTTTTTACCGCTACGGCGTTTATTGGAATTATTGCGCTCGCAGGTATTGTGGTGCGGAACGGCATTATTCTGATTGACTTTATGGAGAAATACCGCACGGAAGAGGGGGGCGATATCGACAACGCCATTCGCCACGCCGCTCAAGTGCGGATGCGTCCGATTTTGCTCACGGCACTCGCGGCCATGTTCGGCGCATGGGTGATCGTGCTCGATCCGATTTTTTCGGGATTAGCCTGGGCGTTTATCTTTGGCATTACGGCGTCAACGGCGTTTAGCTTGCTCTTGATTCCCATTGCATACCGGATGACGTATGGCGGTGCGCGATAA
- a CDS encoding beta-ketoacyl synthase N-terminal-like domain-containing protein: MGCAIQGIGIAGGFGCGLDALETALQKREPVAQTVMAYGRDIPAALVSLEPLEKFFPRRSLRRVDHFSQLALLGASLALEDAGTMVPSDRSRIGLIIASGYGPMGTTFAFLDSYLKGGDKFTSPTHFSYSVHNAAAANISILHQIHGPNLSVSQFEMSFAVALRTAQEWLAQGVVDAVLVGSVDEFCPELGYCWQRYFDLGDPCSKLPTYTYPGEGTAFYLLTNGESAQHGFVKEVRFGKAPLTEELSCVPLIVGRDGHAWCERMCYDIKADLIASYTHCYGSFPTAQAFDMTAALVSLSRRYFYPSALLGELAGNGGDTIEGVDKIHCLKFDAQKQGALITVNR; the protein is encoded by the coding sequence ATGGGGTGCGCGATACAAGGCATTGGAATCGCTGGTGGCTTTGGATGCGGGTTAGACGCGCTGGAAACGGCTCTGCAAAAAAGGGAGCCCGTAGCGCAAACCGTTATGGCTTATGGGCGCGATATTCCGGCTGCTTTGGTGAGCCTTGAGCCGCTGGAAAAATTTTTCCCGCGCCGGAGCTTGCGACGAGTCGATCATTTTTCGCAACTCGCTCTACTCGGTGCGAGTCTGGCACTGGAAGATGCAGGCACCATGGTTCCTTCTGATAGAAGCCGTATTGGCCTAATTATCGCCAGTGGCTATGGCCCAATGGGCACCACGTTCGCCTTTCTTGATTCCTATCTTAAAGGTGGCGATAAATTCACTTCGCCCACGCATTTTTCCTACTCAGTACACAATGCGGCGGCAGCAAATATTAGCATCCTGCACCAGATTCACGGCCCAAACCTCAGTGTCAGCCAGTTTGAAATGAGCTTTGCGGTTGCTTTGCGTACGGCACAAGAGTGGCTTGCGCAAGGCGTTGTTGACGCCGTGTTAGTCGGCAGTGTTGATGAGTTCTGTCCCGAGCTGGGCTACTGCTGGCAACGGTATTTTGATCTTGGTGACCCATGCTCAAAGCTGCCAACGTATACCTATCCCGGTGAAGGGACGGCTTTTTATCTCCTGACAAACGGTGAGAGTGCTCAGCATGGGTTTGTAAAAGAAGTGCGGTTCGGGAAAGCGCCGCTGACGGAAGAACTTTCATGCGTTCCACTGATTGTCGGGCGCGATGGGCATGCGTGGTGCGAACGGATGTGTTACGATATAAAAGCCGATTTAATAGCGTCTTACACTCATTGTTATGGGAGTTTTCCGACTGCTCAGGCGTTTGATATGACGGCAGCGCTCGTAAGTCTTAGCCGTAGATACTTTTATCCATCGGCCTTGCTAGGCGAATTAGCGGGTAATGGTGGAGATACAATAGAAGGTGTTGACAAGATTCATTGTTTGAAGTTTGATGCGCAAAAGCAGGGGGCATTGATAACGGTGAATCGCTAG
- a CDS encoding efflux RND transporter periplasmic adaptor subunit, whose amino-acid sequence MCSLTRALLVALFVAVTAPLTAFSADTTESFDVTLHEFPLHAYYPGKVKSLADMTIRNRLTGRVESFALEFGAQKKQGDMLVQLDDKLPREAVRSAEGQVRSAEAQVEKARLDLARADSLFSGGVIARHSLDNARSTYQSALGQLSSARAALASAQEQQTFTQIRAPFDGIIGKRYIEQGELLQPGSAIVDMRALGSLVVEFVYPQDIGIEAGMPVSIGASYGSVVGVTPNVEYGTRTARAVLENPRELIPGMVVTVQVVAGRVFSPAIPASFLFPLGQLQRVYLAGGEAPSLGIVKTGMTHDGMVQVLSGLEAGDVVIRPEE is encoded by the coding sequence ATGTGTTCTCTTACTCGTGCCCTGCTGGTTGCCCTTTTTGTCGCTGTCACTGCGCCGCTTACGGCCTTTTCTGCTGATACCACGGAATCGTTCGATGTGACTCTCCATGAATTTCCCCTGCACGCGTACTATCCCGGCAAAGTGAAATCGCTGGCCGACATGACGATTCGCAATCGCCTGACGGGGCGGGTCGAATCGTTTGCGCTCGAATTTGGGGCACAAAAAAAGCAGGGCGATATGCTTGTGCAGCTTGATGACAAGCTCCCGCGCGAAGCGGTGCGCAGTGCCGAAGGGCAGGTACGGAGTGCGGAGGCTCAGGTGGAAAAGGCACGGCTTGATCTGGCGCGAGCTGATTCGCTGTTCAGCGGTGGCGTCATCGCTCGTCATTCGTTAGATAATGCCCGCTCCACCTATCAAAGTGCATTAGGGCAGCTTTCTTCCGCTCGTGCGGCGTTGGCTTCAGCTCAGGAGCAACAGACATTCACTCAGATACGCGCGCCGTTCGATGGGATCATCGGGAAGCGCTACATTGAACAGGGTGAACTGCTGCAGCCCGGCAGCGCTATCGTCGACATGCGCGCCCTCGGGTCATTAGTGGTCGAGTTTGTCTATCCGCAGGATATTGGGATTGAAGCGGGGATGCCCGTATCTATTGGTGCTTCCTACGGTTCGGTTGTTGGGGTGACACCCAATGTTGAATACGGCACCCGCACGGCGCGCGCGGTATTAGAAAATCCCCGCGAACTGATTCCAGGAATGGTGGTGACGGTACAAGTGGTGGCGGGGCGCGTTTTTTCACCCGCGATTCCGGCTTCTTTTCTCTTCCCTTTGGGGCAGCTCCAGCGGGTGTATCTGGCTGGGGGCGAAGCTCCATCGCTCGGTATCGTCAAAACGGGCATGACGCATGACGGTATGGTGCAGGTGCTTTCCGGCTTAGAAGCGGGTGATGTTGTCATCCGCCCGGAGGAGTAA
- a CDS encoding beta-ketoacyl-[acyl-carrier-protein] synthase family protein: protein MKEPSRVVITAMGCICSLGNTMAQCAETLFGDRILPAPPSLFRTEHLTPYPVFEVDFTPPQGDYYLRTAALALHSATEAVMSSGWALDDLKGLRVGVCIGTTVGSAMNSEEFYQQLLESGHPSMSAIDRFLRSNPAQVVARELGLSGPCQTIVNACSSGADAIGVGASWLRSGLCDVVLAGGADELSRVTYNGFISLMITADLPVMPFDANRKGLNLGEGAAMVMLESESLARRRGATLHGFLAGYGSACDAHHLTAPHPEGRGLKQALAVALQQASLNASQISFVNAHGTGTPDNDRVETRVLAEQLPDVPFFSTKGMTGHTLGAAGAIEAALTIACLNRGAIPASCGWSDPDPTFPCHPIAQPREISGEYALSQSLAFGGNNTVVIFRKGEA, encoded by the coding sequence ATGAAAGAGCCCTCTCGCGTTGTTATTACGGCCATGGGGTGTATCTGTTCTTTGGGTAATACCATGGCGCAGTGCGCCGAAACGCTATTTGGTGATCGCATCCTTCCCGCTCCACCAAGCCTTTTTCGTACGGAGCACTTGACGCCGTATCCAGTTTTTGAAGTTGATTTTACACCACCGCAAGGCGACTACTATTTGCGTACGGCGGCGCTGGCATTGCACAGCGCCACGGAAGCGGTTATGAGTAGCGGCTGGGCTTTGGACGACCTCAAAGGTTTGCGCGTCGGCGTATGTATTGGCACAACAGTTGGCAGTGCCATGAACAGCGAAGAGTTCTATCAGCAACTCTTGGAAAGCGGCCATCCTTCTATGTCTGCGATTGATCGGTTTCTGCGGAGCAACCCCGCACAGGTGGTGGCACGCGAGTTGGGGCTGAGTGGCCCTTGTCAAACCATTGTCAATGCGTGTTCTTCCGGAGCAGATGCTATCGGCGTGGGAGCAAGCTGGCTCCGTTCAGGCTTATGCGATGTGGTGCTGGCGGGTGGTGCGGATGAGTTGAGTCGCGTCACCTATAATGGTTTTATTTCCTTGATGATAACCGCTGATTTGCCGGTAATGCCGTTTGATGCGAATCGCAAAGGGCTGAATTTGGGCGAAGGAGCGGCTATGGTGATGCTGGAATCCGAGTCGCTGGCTCGGCGGCGTGGTGCCACGCTGCATGGCTTTCTGGCAGGATATGGCTCAGCGTGCGATGCGCATCACCTGACAGCGCCGCATCCAGAAGGGCGTGGGCTAAAACAAGCGCTTGCGGTAGCCCTACAACAGGCCTCATTAAACGCTTCGCAAATTTCTTTTGTCAATGCTCACGGTACGGGCACTCCAGATAATGATCGTGTGGAAACGCGTGTCCTTGCCGAACAACTTCCAGATGTGCCATTTTTTTCCACGAAAGGGATGACGGGACACACGTTGGGCGCCGCGGGAGCTATTGAAGCCGCACTCACCATTGCTTGCCTCAATCGTGGTGCAATCCCTGCGAGCTGTGGCTGGAGCGACCCTGATCCGACATTTCCGTGTCATCCGATTGCGCAGCCAAGGGAAATTTCCGGCGAGTATGCCCTCTCGCAATCGCTGGCCTTTGGTGGCAATAATACGGTCGTTATTTTTCGTAAAGGAGAAGCGTGA
- a CDS encoding phosphopantetheine-binding protein yields the protein MSIKEKIKEVLIRDLNLEDFTPEDIQDDMPLFGEGLGLDSLDAVELVVLVQKHFGVEIKDMEEGRPALQSVASLAAFIESKQAQ from the coding sequence ATGAGCATCAAAGAAAAAATCAAAGAAGTCCTTATTCGTGACTTAAACCTCGAAGATTTTACTCCGGAAGATATTCAGGACGATATGCCCCTTTTCGGTGAAGGCTTAGGGCTTGATTCTTTAGATGCGGTCGAGCTCGTCGTCTTGGTACAGAAACATTTTGGGGTAGAAATCAAGGATATGGAAGAAGGTCGCCCGGCGCTGCAATCAGTCGCAAGCTTAGCCGCCTTTATTGAGTCAAAGCAGGCGCAATGA